A window of the Callospermophilus lateralis isolate mCalLat2 chromosome 7, mCalLat2.hap1, whole genome shotgun sequence genome harbors these coding sequences:
- the Znf593 gene encoding zinc finger protein 593, whose product MGRSRHTGAHRAHSLARQMKAKRRRPDLDEIHRELRPQGPAPAKPNPNTEPDPDLPGGGLHRCLACGRYFVDSANLKTHFRSKDHKKRLKQLSIEPYSQEEAERAAGMGSYVPPRRLAVPTEVSTEVPEMDTSA is encoded by the exons ATGGGTCGCTCCCGCCACACAGGCGCGCACCGAGCGCACTCCTTGGCCCGCCAGATGAAGGCTAAGCGGCGGCGACCCGACCTGGATGAGATTCACCGCGAGCTGCGGCCGCAGGGTCCGGCACCCGCAAAGCCCAACCCGAACACAGAGCCCGACCCTGACCTGCCAGGGGGTGGCCTGCATCGCTGTCTGGCCTGTGG GAGGTACTTTGTGGATTCCGCCAACCTGAAGACCCACTTCCGATCCAAAGACCACAAGAAAAG GCTGAAGCAGCTGAGCATCGAGCCCTACAGTCAGGAAGAGGCAGAGAGGGCAGCGGGCATGGGTTCCTATGTGCCACCCCGGCGACTGGCAGTGCCCACAGAAGTGTCCACTGAAGTCCCTGAGATGGACACATCTGCATGA
- the Znf593os gene encoding transmembrane protein ZNF593OS, which translates to MRFRRLTPGYFRVLQMQVAGKLKAEPRSPLAGVVATLLAVLGLGGSCYAVWKMVGQQQPPAQAP; encoded by the exons ATGCGATTTCGACGCCTGACCCCAGGCTACTTCCGGGTACTACAG ATGCAGGTAGCTGGGAAGCTGAAGGCAGAGCCCCGGAGTCcgctggctggggttgtggctacgcTGCTGGCTGTCCTCGGGCTGGGCGGCTCCTGCTATGCGGTCTGGAAGATGGTGGGGCAACAGCAGCCGCCAGCACAGGCCCCATGA